One Triticum dicoccoides isolate Atlit2015 ecotype Zavitan chromosome 3B, WEW_v2.0, whole genome shotgun sequence genomic window, TAACTCCATTCCACATACTTGTGGCAATAGAAACTACAGAAATATGCAGACATATAGGGCAATACCAACGCGGCACTTTGCCTTTGCTACAGTCCTAGTTAACCTACTAATCGTGGAGAAACTAAACACGCTGTTAATGCTCTTGTTATATGCCTGCTCCAGCAAACACACTAATAGTCAAACAGCGCCAAAAGCAACTATTACAGACCAACCCATGGCATACCATCGTCCTttcagaaaaatattcatttccctctcaAAAAAGTTTGCAAAAGTGAGACCGAAAGATAGTCCCTGTTGGGTGCCTTTTGAAGTTGAAGTTGGCTCACACCTACATACTCAAATAGAATCCGAACATCAGGACAAGGTCAAATCTGACGCTATTTCATCAAAGGCACACTAAATCATTATTTTTGGATGTTTTGCTAGACTATTACAAAACCATGATCATAGGCAGTAAGGAAATCAAATAAACGTAGCATGAGTGTTAACAAGGAAACCTATAGTTAAACCTGACTTCTGCACACACGTGAAGCCAAAACCAAAACCAGGGCATGAAAAGTTAGAAAGGAAAAAGGCAAAGCAACAAACCTTGACACCCCCAATTAGAAAGGAAAAACTACTGCCTGTACCAAGTGCATAGAACCGACAGAAAAATGAAAAGTGCACGCAAAGGAAAAAATACAAGGGAGGCAATAAAATTTCAATTCCCATCATTTTACCAAACTGAGCTAGGAAGCTTATGGAGATGTACAACATAGCATTCATTTCATTCCAAAATTGTTCTTTTCCCTCCATTCCACATGCTTGTGGCAAAAAGCTACAACGATGTGCAGGCATACAGGACAAGATCACAGTCAGTCACTTTGCCTTTGCTACAGTCTGAATTAACCTACTGATTGTGCAGGAACTAAACACGTTATTACTCTTGCTATATACCTGTAACTACCATCCATGGCAGCATTGCTCGAGGACATAGGTGAGGATTGATGGCATGGACATGGCACCAGCGGTGGGGATGGCAGTTAAGAGGCTAACTATGCTGAGGTCTATGGGAGTGTTTCCCTAGAATACGACGACAGTAATGTGAGAGAGTGTTTGTGCTATGAGAGTTAGTTAAGTGCTTCATTTAAGCTTTGCCGGCATCACTGTGCCCTCCAAGATTTATGTTTTTGTGTTTTTATTTCTCTTTCTTCCTTCGatcttgtttttttttttgagtttCGATTTGTAGATGTGTTCCGGTGAGTGACAGGTTGTGGTTAATTTTTCTTTgcattcctttctcttctttcctggaTGATTTGATTGTGAGTTCTTAGGTTCATGTGTATGTTTGTACATGTCGCATTGCAGATTGTTGTTGTGGATACATATGATGGATAAGTTCAGTCTGCATAAAAGATTGAAGTATTTTCAGTATCTCCAAAGTGTGAGAAATTACTCTCTAGAAAGAAAAAACAAGCTATTGAGATGAGAGCCAATGTGATGGGATGCATAATACACCGAATGAATTAGAATCTTAGAGACAAAAAAGTAGAAGAGATGAACATCGGATTTATCTTTGCATTGGTTTGTAAAGCATTAGGCATCTGCTTAGCAAAAGCCACAGAAGGACAATGGCAACAACACACCTTACCTAATTTTGTTGCATTATCATTGATACTGGATGTATGGAATCTGGTATCTCAAACATGAATTACTTCAATGTTTAGTTTTCGTCAATTTAAGCATGATTGTGATTGATGCTCGCAGCTTTGAACTTAATGAAAATTGATGTGGCTACTATGCTCTGTGCATCAAAAAAATATAGTCATGTGCTGAATTATTGCCTGTGTTGGATTATGTATTCCATGCTTGCTGCGTACGAAAGAGAAGAAAGTAATCAATCAATTGTGATATTGGTAGTTTAAGTCATTCCATTATGTTATAATTAAGCAAGACTCTTACAATGGTCCATGTCTGCCGCAGGACAAATTGGTGCTACCAATTTAATCTTCATACATGAAAAGGTTGGAGCTTTGAGTTTACTCAAAACATTTCTTTGCAATTTTACATGTACACCATTTTTTAAAACCTACTTTCCAACAATAGCTTATCGCCTACAAGTTTCTTAGCTTCATATTTTAACTATGATTAATCTACACTTCTAGAACTATATGTGTTTTTGCAAATTTTGTCGGCCTACCCTAAATATTGACCAAAATATACCACACACTGTTCCCAGGAATATTTCACTTTTCTCTTCTAATGTTCTTTTTGTAACCACTTCATTAAGTAACTATCACATAATCATATCTTTATATGAGTATGACATAAGTTATAGCGGATATTTCAGGATTTGTTTGTTTAGTATTATCTGGTAACAGCCATAAAGATTGTAAAATGCTTTGTTGATACCTCATTTATTCTAAAACTATGGAAAGCTATGTTTTTTTGTTGGGATACTATGGGGCCATATTTACCATGAATAGCCTATTTGGTCTTGCTTCAGGTTCACATATTACAACCTGTAAATCAATGATGTAATCCCTAATGCAAAGAAGCACACTGATCGTTCTTGCCCTATCTTTGTTTTCTAAACTCTTCCAGTCATAACCTTTATATCACCATGCTTCCTAATTTCTGAGGTCTCACATTTAATTGAGGCTATGAATTTCCGATTGAGATGTTTGATTTTGATCGGGTTGCCTCCTTTGGTCTGGGCGTGGGTACGTTCAGCTTTTTTGGAGCACTTTGTAAGTGGGTTGGCGATGTGGGACATGATTGCGTGTTGCAGGATTGTGGGTATGTTTGTCTTATCAAAGCCATGGGGCGCCGTGGCGGCTGCGGATTCCTCGATCTGTGTTGACGTCATCGTTGTTGCTGAGGTGGTCGGGCCATGAGGGTGCTGTTGCTCGAGGAGATTCTACGTCTGTCTGGGTGCTGCTATTGTGGGGGTAGCTTCGCCATACTCTCCATTGGTCGCATTGGAGGTGTGCCATCATCGTCACGAGTTGGAGCCTTTGTCCCGGTTTCGATTCCGCCCGCGTTGGGAGGGggccttcttcgtcgtcttcctcttCTGTGTCCTTGTTGGACAACCGCGATATGGCATTCATTCttgtttgtttattttgttttttgtttgggTGGGTTGCTGCTTGTGTGGTAGTGGTGCACTGATGGTGGATCCTTATTTAACGTTTGGCTTTGTTAGATTCTTGACCTGGGGCTTGGTGGCTTATTTGGGGCTAATGTGTGTGGGTAGTATGCGCCTTTTGTGAAGTTCTATTCTCAGAATTGTTTCTTTATTGTAAAGTCGGATGAATGATTGGAAGCAAGAAAAGAACATCGTGTTGTTCTGTAGAACAAAATATTAATATAACTTTTTTGTAACCTTCCTATCAGAACGCATGCATAACTTTTGTAAATTTTAGAGGCCTTCACTTATGAGAAATTCGATATCGAGTGCATTCTTGCGTTCTCATGTCCATGTCCTTTTGATTGGCCACACCTAGCTTGAACTTGAATCAGCTTCCCTTTCATATGTACTATATATATGTATGCCAATGCCGCATTACATGCTCATCAATTAGAACTTTCCATTTATACCTATTGTATATGTGTGGCAATTCCCCACATTACCCAATTATAATTGTTTATGCTTGAGTTCTCATATATCTAAATCATTAATTCTTTTAGTGAGAAGCACACATAACATGTGTACTGAACTTATGCATTGGTGGTGACATACCTCTTTTTGTATTGAATAATGAACTATCAAGTGAAACAAAATGACTGATGTGAGATGAATGATTAGCATTTTTATTCTAACTAGAGTGGTATCCTTTTTATCAAGAGTGGTATCCTTTTTATCAAGTGTTTGCCAAGTTCTATGATCTATCGATGTGTCACGGTTAAGTCCAATGTTGGATAGTCTGATAGATTATGATTCCATCCCAGACTATTTTGACTAAATTATGATTATAAGTCTATAGGTAAGCTACTTCTTGAAACTATTTTCTGTATATATGCATAATTTTCCTTGGTAGTTGACACATTTGCCAAGTTTTAGTCAAGTTAACGGGTTCTTGTGTGATACACATGCACACTTATTTGAGAAGCTTCCACTATTTCCGATCTAGCAATTTTAAAGTGTTCCATGGTTGCAACTTGTGCTGTCTCTTGCTTACGGTTGAGTAATGATGGCATTGCGTCTACTTTTTGACTTGGATCAAGACATCGCAAAGCTTTGTTGGATGCAATGAGATTTCTTTTGAACAAAAGATTCTGTAGCAAATCACGGCAACTTACCTACCTGGGGAGTGGAGCGGAGTTTTTTATGTTTGCTCGCATCTGCTTCGGCCGGCGAGTGCAGATGTTTCCGATCTACCGTTTGGAGCAGAAACATCTTGTTGTATGTGGGATTCTGGGACGGGAGTTGTCctctttttcagaagaaaaaaacacCAAAACATATTACATGAACATGAGGTTAGTCAGAGGCTTATAGAAACTCAATGAAACAGAAAACCATATTGACAATGGGAGTTAATGTCCATTAAAATAAGATAGAACTATTTGTAGAAATTAACTATTTGTAAAGCACAGAACTAGGAAACCATTCCTTGTTATTTCTTGTTATTTCTCGAAGTGCAGAAATTAACTATTTGTAAAGCACAGAACTAGGAAACCATATTGACAATTGGCAATTACTGTCCATAACTTAAATTCCATTTTGTTTCTTTCATAGGACAAGAATTTCATGTTTTCAAACAGCTAGCTGTCTTGAGGCTTCATGGCCGGGAACAAGAGGACCTCCTTTATGTTTTGGGAATCCGTCAGCAACATGGTGAGGCGATCAATCCCCAGACCCCAGCCTCCGGTCGGCGGCAGGCCATACTCAAGGGCAGTGCAGAACGTTTCATCCATGGACATTGCTTCATCGTCACCGTCCTgacgattcctcagctgctcctcaaACTGCTGCCTCTGCACGACGGGGTCGTTCAGCTCCGTGTAGGCATTGCACACCTCATGCTTGTTGATGAACAGCTCAAACCTTTCGGTCAGTCCAGGCCGGGCCTCGTCCCTGTGGGACTTGGCCAGCGGGCTCATGATCTCCGGATGGTTGATGATGAACGTCGGCTTCACGCATGTCTCCTCCAAGAAGTGCCCGACAAGCTTGTCCAGCAGCCGTGCCGTCGTGTGTGGAAGCGGGCACGTAATGTCGTACCTGGCACAGGCCTCCATCAGGTACTCGTTGGCATCGTCAGTCGACAGATCCTCCTCCGGTATGTTGAGATCGGCCATGTCCTCCAGTCCCTTTATCATGTCGATTCGCGCGAACGGAGGCGTGAAATCGATCTCGATAGGCGGCTTGTCGGTCCCATTGGCGTGGTACTGTACCTTGTAGCCGCCCGTGAGCTCCTTCACCATGCCGCCCAGCATCTCCTCCGTGAGCTCCATGAGGTCGTTGTAATCCGTATATGCCATGTAGAACTCGCACGTCGTGAACTCCGGGTTGTGCGTCGTGTCGATGCCTTCGTTCCTGAACTGCCTCCCGATCTCGTACACGCGGTCCAGCCCGCCGACAATGAGCTGCTTCAGGTAGAGCTCCGGCGCGATGCGCATGTACAGCTTCATGTTGAGGTCGTTGTGGTGCGTGACGAACGGCCTCGCGGCGGCGCCACCGGCCACCACGTTCATCATCGGGGTGTCCACCTCCATGAACCCACTCTCATCaaggaagttgcggatgaaggagaCGATGCGGGCTCGCACGGTGAAGACGGACCTCACCTCACGGTTCACCATGAGATCGAGGTACCGCCGACGGTACCGTGTCTCCTTGTCCTTGAGGGCGTAGCTCTCCATGTTCCTGAGCATGCCGGGAGCCCACGGCAGCGGCGGCACGAGCCGATGCCTATTCGGCTGCCGCGGCAGCATGTGCAGGCAGGGCAAGAGGACAACGAACCGGGCAGGGAATATGCTGAGCTCGCCCCTACTGCTCTTCCCGGGGAACCCAGACACACCAACGACGTCGCCGGCCTTCACGCCTGAGTGGAAAGCGGAGAACTCCTCGGGCGTCTCCAGCTCCGAGGTCCCGACGTCCGCCATGATCTGGACCTTGGCGCTGTCGCGGTGGAGGTCGTAGAAGAGGAGGCTGGAGGACGACGTCCTCTTGCTCATGATCCTCCCGGCCAGGGACTCGGTGACATCGACCAGTTTCTCCCCGTCGGCAAGGCCCCTGTACCTGTGGACGTAGTCGGCAACGGAGACGGTGGGCTGGAAGGCGTGCGGGTAGGGGTTCACGCCGGCGGCCTTCTGCGCGGCGAGGGCGCTGAGCCTGTTCTGGTAGTACTGGGTGGGATCGACGCCATCGTCCGCCATCGATCTCAGAGTTCAAAGCAGGAGCCGAAGGCGTGCGTCGGCTAAAACTCGCTCGCGGTATAGTCCTATGGAAAATTTTAGATCGGAGATTTTGTTGACCTTGCACCTCCTTCGTTTTCGTTTCTGTTTATATACATGGGGACAGGTGGACACTACGtacacttttttctttttttagggtGACACTACGTAAGCTTAGCGTGCACACTACATAAACGATCCCCGAGACTCCACCCCAAGGGAAATTCAGGGGAACAGGCACGTACCAGACGCCGAGGTCTTCTTTTTTTAGGGAATAAAAAAGACCTCGGTCGATTAGCGTCTAACTCCGTGGTCATTTATTATTATGCAAATATTTGTCATTGCAAATTTGATACGTAACATTTACTTTTGCGAATTAGTAGCTAGAGTTATAAAAGATCTTGGTAAGAAATCATGTATTTATGAAGAGGGTAGTATAGAAGCTTAGAAGAAGATAGTCAGGATCATGAGTTGGGATCGGATTGATCCTCTATGATAAAATTGCAAATCGTTGGCTCATAACTAGTAGGATCGTGACCACGTGACATATGTGGGAAGGAAACCAAACTATTCAAAA contains:
- the LOC119279217 gene encoding lysine--tRNA ligase-like, with the translated sequence MADDGVDPTQYYQNRLSALAAQKAAGVNPYPHAFQPTVSVADYVHRYRGLADGEKLVDVTESLAGRIMSKRTSSSSLLFYDLHRDSAKVQIMADVGTSELETPEEFSAFHSGVKAGDVVGVSGFPGKSSRGELSIFPARFVVLLPCLHMLPRQPNRHRLVPPLPWAPGMLRNMESYALKDKETRYRRRYLDLMVNREVRSVFTVRARIVSFIRNFLDESGFMEVDTPMMNVVAGGAAARPFVTHHNDLNMKLYMRIAPELYLKQLIVGGLDRVYEIGRQFRNEGIDTTHNPEFTTCEFYMAYTDYNDLMELTEEMLGGMVKELTGGYKVQYHANGTDKPPIEIDFTPPFARIDMIKGLEDMADLNIPEEDLSTDDANEYLMEACARYDITCPLPHTTARLLDKLVGHFLEETCVKPTFIINHPEIMSPLAKSHRDEARPGLTERFELFINKHEVCNAYTELNDPVVQRQQFEEQLRNRQDGDDEAMSMDETFCTALEYGLPPTGGWGLGIDRLTMLLTDSQNIKEVLLFPAMKPPQIEESAAATAPHGFDKTNIPTILQHAIMSHIANPLTKCSKKAERTHAQTKGGNPIKIKHLNRKFIASIKCETSEIRKHGDIKVMTGRV